Proteins encoded within one genomic window of Brassica rapa cultivar Chiifu-401-42 chromosome A09, CAAS_Brap_v3.01, whole genome shotgun sequence:
- the LOC103836700 gene encoding putative E3 ubiquitin-protein ligase RF298 isoform X2 — MNECVVVASLNGSNKVGVSPPPQPQVKGRKNKRKLADSPQPLTDSSLTEFPPYELVHSLKFQTPLSEESESLGWDDPFACYLEELLTSNLMALFRNAMDQIVACGYREDVVLKAISGSRLYCGGNDLVSNIVNDTLSFLKSGKKVSGLRDYLFEDLQQLVAYTLVEKISLVKEVRPSVSTVEAMWRLLMCDLNVFQAFEMEGDGIVECNPTKYSEPVVKFGNFKNCNGSSSGEVAKRKTLASSSSVAASSVVSGRKGRTKKEVAMMRQKSCVDKIRTYSKGSGYKTAKYASVGGFLVEKRGKSPSKIASETVKDPPALDGSGYVTAIPAVNAPPALLPSGSEPALDYYTGIPYDASLGIYVPRNKRDELVLKLAPRMKDLETELQVWTDWANQKVKQATSRLLKDQPELKALRKEKEEAEEVRKERQLLEESNTKRRSEMEFALSNMTRQLEKANNAVRRLEMEQSLLRKEREAANLRAVEAAVNYKEAKERVQRTLKSSQSWEGQKVLLQEEVKSQRDKVAELQQEVAKAKNRQNQIERRLLGNKKRQQRRNLLLKRLH, encoded by the exons ATGAACGAGTGTGTGGTTGTTGCTTCTCTCAATGGTTCCAACAAAGTGGGAGTGTCACCACCACCACAGCCTCAAGTGAAAGGAAGAAAGAACAAGAGAAAGTTAGCTGACTCTCCTCAACCTCTCACTGACTCTTCCTTAACTGAGTTCCCTCCATATGAGTTAGTACATTCATTAAAATTTCAAACTCCTTTGTCTGAAGAGTCTGAGTCCCTAGGATGGGATGATCCGTTTGCCTGTTATCTCGAAGAGCTCTTAACATCGAATCTAATGGCTCTCTTCCGTAACGCAATGGATCAGATCGTGGCTTGCGGGTACAGAGAGGACGTTGTCCTCAAAGCTATCTCAGGGAGCAGACTCTACTGCGGAGGGAATGATCTTGTTTCCAACATTGTGAATGATACGTTGAGTTTCTTGAAGAGTGGGAAGAAAGTCTCTGGTTTGAGAGACTATTTGTTTGAAGATCTGCAGCAGCTCGTCGCGTATACGTTGGTAGAGAAGATAAGCCTTGTTAAAGAAGTTAGGCCGTCTGTTTCGACGGTCGAAGCCATGTGGAGGCTGTTGATGTGTGACTTGAATGTTTTCCAAGCGTTTGAGATGGAAGGAGATGGCATTGTGGAGTGCAATCCTACAAAGTACAGTGAACCTGTCGTCAAATTTGGGAACTTCAAGAACTGTAATGGTTCTTCTTCTGGTGAAGTCGCTAAAAGAAAAAccttagcttcttcttcttctgttgcTGCTTCTTCCGTAGTGTCCGGCCGAAAAGGCCGGACCAAGAAAGAAGTGGCCATGATGCGGCAAAAATCATGTGTGGATAAGATCAGAACTTACAGCAAAGGGAGTGGCTACAAGACTGCAAAGTATGCGTCGGTCGGCGGCTTCCTAGTGGAGAAGAGAGGCAAATCACCATCAAAGATAGCATCAGAGACTGTGAAAGATCCTCCAGCATTAGATGGGAGTGGATATGTTACTGCCATACCTGCTGTTAATGCTCCACCTGCACTGTTACCTTCTGGTTCTGAGCCAGCGCTGGATTACTACACTGGGATCCCTTATGATGCATCTCTAGGGATCTACGTTCCCCGGAATAAAAGAGATGAGTTGGTTTTAAAGCTAGCTCCCAGGATGAAAGATCTGGAGACTGAGCTTCAGGTGTGGACTGACTGGGCCAATCAGAAAGTAAAGCAGGCGACCAGCAGACTTCTCAAGGACCAGCCTGAGCTCAAGGCGCTGaggaaagagaaagaagaggcGGAGGAGGTTAGAAAAGAGAGGCAGTTATTAGAAGAGAGTAATACGAAGAGGCGGTCTGAAATGGAGTTTGCATTGAGTAACATGACTAGACAGCTCGAGAAAGCGAACAATGCGGTTCGCAGGCTCGAGATGGAACAGTCTCTGTTGAGGAAAGAGAGGGAAGCTGCTAACTTAAGAGCTGTTGAGGCTGCTGTGAACTATAAAGAAGCTAAGGAGAGAGTGCAAAGGACGTTGAAGAGCAGTCAGTCATGGGAAGGGCAGAAGGTTTTGTTGCAGGAAGAGGTTAAGAGTCAAAGAGACAAGGTGGCAGAGCTGCAGCAAGAAGTTGCCAAGGCGAAAAATCGCCAAAACCAAATTGAG AGAAG GCTACTTGGAAACAAGAAAAGGCAGCAAAGGAGAAACTTGCTGCTCAAGCGACTGCACTAA
- the LOC103836701 gene encoding transcription termination factor MTERF4, chloroplastic, giving the protein MKLRLCSGLTKPGLLLVHFMPPSFHSLSYGHGGLGLNVRCAIASRRLSSNPPKRERLRSSSSRRDKDKAKRDSPSSQSLYARPSLLEMNKEKAANRARVYHFLRGVGIVPDELDGLELPVTSEVMKERVDFLHKLGLTIEDINNYPLVLGCSVKKNMVPVLDYLGKLGVRKSTFTEFLRRYPQVLHASVVIDLAPVVKYLQGLDIKPVDVPRVLERYPEVLGFKLEGTMSTSVAYLIGIGVARREIGGILTRYPEVLGMRVARVIKPLVEYLEGVGIPKLAMSRLIEKRPHILGFELEDEVKRNVQTLREFNVREVYLPSVIAQYPEIMGMDLKPKLEAQRKLLSSVIDLNPEDLGGLIERMPQFVSLSEAPMVKHVGFLKECGFSVEQTREMVIGCPQVLALNIGIMKLSFEYFRKEMRRPLQDLVDFPAFFTYGLESTVKPRHKRIVKKGIKCSLAWMLNCSEEKFEQRMSYDTIDIEEVESGPASFDMSTLMQPEREEEEEESEYEEEEDDDEDEEFETKRSNGRFRQ; this is encoded by the coding sequence ATGAAGCTTAGGCTCTGTAGCGGCTTGACCAAACCTGGGCTCCTACTAGTCCACTTCATGCCACCATCTTTTCACTCACTCTCCTACGGACACGGGGGGCTAGGCCTTAACGTCCGTTGCGCTATCGCAAGTCGGAGACTTTCTTCAAACCCACCCAAAAGAGAAAGACTTCGTTCCTCCTCTTCACGACGCGACAAAGACAAAGCAAAGAGAGACTCTCCCTCTTCTCAGTCCCTCTACGCTCGTCCTAGCTTACTAGAAATGAACAAGGAGAAAGCTGCAAACCGCGCAAGAGTCTACCACTTCCTGCGCGGCGTCGGCATCGTCCCCGACGAGCTCGATGGCCTCGAGCTCCCCGTGACATCCGAAGTCATGAAGGAGCGTGTAGACTTCCTCCACAAGCTGGGACTTACTATCGAAGACATCAACAACTACCCTCTTGTCCTCGGCTGCAGCGTGAAGAAGAACATGGTTCCCGTGCTAGACTATTTAGGTAAGCTAGGCGTGAGGAAGTCCACATTCACAGAGTTCCTCAGACGTTACCCTCAGGTTCTCCACGCTAGCGTCGTGATCGATCTCGCTCCGGTTGTTAAGTACCTCCAAGGGCTCGATATCAAACCTGTAGATGTGCCTAGAGTGCTTGAGAGGTATCCTGAGGTGTTGGGGTTTAAGCTCGAAGGTACTATGAGCACGTCGGTTGCTTATTTAATTGGTATAGGTGTGGCAAGGAGGGAGATCGGTGGGATTTTGACTCGTTACCCCGAGGTTTTGGGGATGCGTGTAGCGAGAGTGATCAAGCCTCTCGTTGAGTATCTCGAAGGTGTTGGGATACCTAAGCTGGCGATGTCGAGGTTGATAGAGAAGCGTCCTCACATTCTCGGCTTCGAGTTGGAGGACGAGGTGAAACGCAACGTGCAGACGTTGCGAGAGTTCAACGTCAGAGAAGTTTACCTTCCTTCTGTGATCGCGCAGTACCCCGAGATCATGGGGATGGATCTTAAACCCAAGCTGGAGGCGCAGAGGAAGCTGCTTTCTTCGGTTATTGATCTAAACCCTGAGGATCTCGGCGGGTTAATCGAGAGGATGCCTCAGTTTGTTAGTTTAAGCGAGGCGCCGATGGTTAAGCACGTTGGTTTTCTTAAAGAGTGTGGCTTCTCGGTGGAACAAACGAGGGAGATGGTGATTGGGTGTCCTCAGGTTCTGGCCTTGAACATTGGGATAATGAAGCTTAGCTTTGAGTACTTTAGGAAGGAGATGAGGAGGCCTCTTCAGGATCTTGTGGACTTCCCTGCCTTCTTTACTTATGGGCTTGAGTCGACGGTGAAGCCGAGGCACAAGAGGatagtcaagaaggggattaaGTGTTCGTTGGCTTGGATGCTGAACTGTTCAGAGGAGAAGTTTGAGCAGAGGATGAGTTATGATACTATAGATATTGAGGAAGTTGAGTCTGGTCCAGCTTCTTTTGATATGAGTACGTTGATGCAGCCTGaaagagaggaggaggaggaagaatcTGAGTatgaggaggaggaagatgatgatgaggacGAGGAGTTTGAAACAAAAAGGTCGAATGGGAGATTCAGACAATGA
- the LOC103836705 gene encoding ubiquitin domain-containing protein 7SL RNA1-like, with protein sequence MLVSVDTTYGSTFDIELNLNDKVLDIKNKIENSQGIPVSMQTLTHNGEPLLNDDLDLNTCNIVANSRLLLLLDFPYEEDDNQVLQPQPTEQSLAPVQDSLGQFQDWSAMARNIFREMLDQPEQSLGRSAMMARQDLVQSEPSSTSNTFGEDLPLPTEGFSNVFHTVQTTIPSNTFGDLLFGEDPPLPTEGFSNLLHTEQSTIPSNTFGEDLPLPTEGFSNVFHTEQSTIPSNTFGDLLFGKDPPLPTEGFSNVLHTEQSTLPFGDTFFGEDPPLSTEDFANIKSFMSEGTTEDTLINTQQASHTEQPGRVLSSSQVVQTEKPPPMKEVINVTDSPVKKVRKFRKPPQRLRVMVLPHSPDNEPVSKVPVSVMANENVEEIRKELEKLRERNELKLPQEGYFFIHKQNVLDDDQTFLWNGVAHGDTIEVFPGYVTKDGRVNQRYRR encoded by the coding sequence ATGCTGGTCTCCGTAGACACTACGTATGGCTCAACGTTCGACATCGAGCTGAACCTCAACGATAAAGTGTTAGACATCAAAAACAAGATCGAGAACTCTCAAGGCATCCCTGTTTCCATGCAAACCCTTACCCACAACGGCGAGCCTCTTCTTAACGACGATCTTGATCTCAATACATGTAACATCGTCGCAAACTCTcgcctccttctccttctcgaCTTCCCTTATGAAGAAGACGACAACCAAGTGCTTCAGCCACAGCCAACAGAGCAATCTCTAGCTCCCGTTCAAGATTCGCTCGGACAGTTTCAAGATTGGTCTGCGATGGCGAGGAACATCTTCCGTGAGATGCTTGATCAACCGGAGCAATCTCTGGGACGGTCTGCGATGATGGCGAGACAAGATTTGGTGCAAAGTGAGCCGTCTTCTACGTCAAACACATTTGGAGAGGATCTTCCTTTGCCAACCGAAGGTTTCAGTAACGTGTTTCACACGGTACAGACTACAATACCCTCAAACACATTTGGAGACTTATTGTTTGGTGAGGATCCTCCGTTGCCAACAGAAGGTTTCAGTAACTTGCTTCACACGGAACAGTCTACAATACCCTCAAACACATTTGGAGAGGATCTTCCTTTGCCAACAGAAGGTTTCAGTAACGTGTTTCACACGGAACAGTCTACAATACCCTCAAACACATTTGGAGACTTATTGTTTGGTAAGGATCCTCCTTTGCCAACAGAAGGTTTCAGTAACGTGCTTCACACGGAACAGTCTACATTACCGTTTGGAGACACATTTTTCGGTGAGGATCCTCCTTTGTCAACTGAAGATTTCGCTAACATTAAAAGTTTCATGTCCGAGGGCACAACAGAAGATACCTTGATCAACACGCAACAAGCGTCTCATACGGAGCAGCCTGGTAGGGTTTTAAGCAGCAGTCAAGTGGTTCAAACAGAGAAGCCTCCGCCGATGAAAGAGGTCATTAACGTTACAGATTCGCCTGTGAAGAAAGTGAGGAAGTTCAGAAAGCCACCGCAGAGACTGAGAGTAATGGTGTTGCCACATTCACCTGATAACGAGCCTGTGAGTAAGGTTCCGGTGAGTGTGATGGCTAATGAGAACGTTGAGGAGATAAGGAAAGAGCTGGAGAAGCTTCGAGAGAGGAATGAGTTAAAGCTACCTCAAGAAGGGTACTTCTTTATACACAAACAGAACGTGTTGGACGATGATCAGACATTCTTGTGGAACGGTGTAGCTCACGGTGACACGATTGAGGTTTTCCCAGGATATGTTACCAAAGACGGACGAGTGAATCAAAGATATCGTCGTTAA
- the LOC103836702 gene encoding uncharacterized protein LOC103836702, with protein MKLFFYHRKVMLFSIELDPSNTVLEMKQKIEKTKRISVSNQTIFFKGKILLADRDSLTLTQCKIFNKSRLELYFCRSRLRHDLRRALQQKEQPPAPASTSVKDVIIIEDSPEKNQDSSLVLHQTEKPLVPPPSCSVDELSSLEEWLMATEENDSVQEPSWRYDNYQDWLPRESSSSTSNIFEDEAFFPLSRYNISLMLEQMQQSPAPASTSDKDVTNIEDSPEKNQDSNVMDKSNDDQDQVLHQLERSLVPSWSIDEVFGTQEWPAATEGNVSVQEPSWINNNVRQEDWLQRESSSSTSNIFGDFLFDEDNNQMLQPTEQSLAQSTSVQASLGEYQDWSAVERSIFFQMLDQPEQSLAGSAMARQDKNQDVFQSGPSSTSNTFGEDLPLPTELFSNTQSHWPASTTQEHRISDQYLPVSQVVQTQTPTRSIRHMINIPDSPESSRNKRAKNLLTVMVLSFPVNDTPAMKFPVEVNPSENVEVLRTELAKMQQWSQLLLPQGGYFFIHKTHILYEKQSFRWNRVAQGDTIEIFPGSVTQ; from the coding sequence ATGaagttgttcttctaccacagGAAAGTCATGCTATTCTCCATTGAACTAGATCCCTCAAACACAGTTCTAGAGATGAAACAAAAGATCGAAAAGACCAAACGCATCTCTGTTTCCAACCAAACCATTTTCTTCAAAGGCAAGATTCTATTGGCAGATCGAGACTCTCTCACTCTcacgcaatgcaagatcttcAACAAATCACGTCTCGAGTTATACTTCTGCCGTTCACGTCTACGTCACGACCTCCGTCGAGCGCTTCAGCAAAAAGAGCAACCTCCAGCTCCGGCTTCAACGTCGGTTAAAGATGTCATTATCATTGAAGACTCGCCTGAAAAGAATCAAGATTCGAGTCTGGTTCTCCATCAAACCGAGAAACCTCTAGTACCACCACCATCATGTTCAGTTGATGAGCTCTCTTCCCTTGAAGAATGGCTTATGGCAACGGAAGAAAACGATAGTGTTCAAGAACCGTCGTGGAGATACGATAACTATCAAGATTGGCTTccaagagagtcatcttcttcTACGTCAAACATATTTGAAGATGAAGCATTCTTCCCCCTTTCACGTTACAACATCAGTCTAATGCTTGAGCAAATGCAGCAATCTCCAGCTCCGGCGTCAACTTCGGATAAAGATGTCACTAACATTGAAGATTCGCCTGAAAAGAATCAAGATTCGAACGTGATGGACAAGAGCAACGACGATCAGGATCAAGTGCTTCATCAACTCGAGAGATCTCTAGTACCATCATGGTCAATTGATGAGGTCTTTGGCACTCAAGAATGGCCTGCGGCAACGGAAGGAAACGTTAGTGTTCAAGAACCGTCGTGGATAAACAACAACGTCCGTCAAGAAGATTGGCTTCAAAGAGAGTCATCATCTTCTACGTCAAACATATTTGGAGACTTCTTGTTCGATGAGGACAACAACCAAATGCTTCAGCCAACAGAGCAATCTCTAGCTCAGTCAACGTCGGTTCAAGCTTCTCTCGGAGAGTATCAAGATTGGTCTGCGGTGGAGAGGAGCATCTTCTTTCAGATGCTTGATCAACCGGAGCAATCTCTGGCAGGGTCTGCGATGGCGAGACAGGACAAGAATCAAGATGTGTTTCAAAGTGGGCCATCTTCTACGTCAAACACATTCGGAGAGGATCTTCCTTTGCCAACAGAACTTTTCAGTAACACTCAAAGTCACTGGCCTGCGAGTACAACCCAAGAACATAGGATCAGCGATCAATATTTGCCTGTGAGTCAAGTGGTTCAGACCCAGACACCTACGAGGTCGATCAGACACATGATTAACATTCCAGATTCGCCTGAGAGCAGCAGAAACAAAAGGGCCAAGAATCTTCTGACAGTGATGGTGTTGTCATTTCCCGTTAATGATACACCTGCGATGAAGTTTCCTGTGGAGGTGAACCCCAGCGAGAACGTTGAAGTACTGAGGACAGAGCTGGCTAAGATGCAGCAGTGGTCTCAGTTACTTCTCCCTCAAGGAGGGTACTTCTTTATACACAAAACACATATTTTATACGAGAAGCAGTCATTCCGTTGGAACCGTGTTGCTCAGGGAGATACAATTGAGATTTTTCCAGGAAGTGTTACCCAATGA
- the LOC103836703 gene encoding auxin-binding protein 1 isoform X1, whose translation MILLSVSSSSSSPIAAVFSVALLLFYFSEATLGAPCPINGLPIVRNISELPQDNYGRSGLSHMTVAGSVLHGMKEVEIWLQTFAPGSGTPIHRHSCEEVFVVLKGNGTLYLAETHGSFPGKPIEFPVFANSTIHIPINDAHQVKNTGHEDLQVLVIISRPPIKVFTYDDWFMPHTAARLKFPYYWDEQCLQESQKDEL comes from the exons ATGATCCTACTTTCGGTTAgttcctcttcatcatctcccaTCGCCGCCGTCTTCTCCGTCGCGCTTCTTCTGTTCTACTTCTCTGAAGCTACTCTAGGAGCTCCTTGTCCGATCAATG GGTTGCCAATAGTGAGGAATATAAGTGAACTTCCTCAGGATAACTATGGAAGATCAGGCCTTTCCCACATGACTGTTGCTGGCTCAGTGTTGCACGGAATGAAAGAg GTTGAGATATGGCTTCAGACGTTTGCTCCAGGCTCAGGGACGCCGATTCACAGGCACTCTTGTGAAGAGGTTTTCGTTGTCCTTAAAGGCAATGGTACTCTGTATCTCGCTGAAACACATGGAAGTTTCCCTGGGAAACCTATTGAGTTTCCAGTCTTTGCCAACAGTACTATTCATATTCCCATCAATGATGCTCATCAG GTCAAGAACACTGGTCATGAGGACCTGCAGGTGTTGGTTATTATATCTCGGCCGCCCATTAAAGT CTTCACCTACGATGACTGGTTTATGCCACACACTGCTGCGAGGTTAAAGTTCCCTTACTACTGGGATGAGCAATGCCTCCAAGAATCGCAAAAAGACGAGCTTTAA
- the LOC103836703 gene encoding auxin-binding protein 1 isoform X2: MYYFNWNFHDNHYNNNRLPIVRNISELPQDNYGRSGLSHMTVAGSVLHGMKEVEIWLQTFAPGSGTPIHRHSCEEVFVVLKGNGTLYLAETHGSFPGKPIEFPVFANSTIHIPINDAHQVKNTGHEDLQVLVIISRPPIKVFTYDDWFMPHTAARLKFPYYWDEQCLQESQKDEL, encoded by the exons ATGTACTACTTCAACTGGAACTTCCATGATAatcattataataataata GGTTGCCAATAGTGAGGAATATAAGTGAACTTCCTCAGGATAACTATGGAAGATCAGGCCTTTCCCACATGACTGTTGCTGGCTCAGTGTTGCACGGAATGAAAGAg GTTGAGATATGGCTTCAGACGTTTGCTCCAGGCTCAGGGACGCCGATTCACAGGCACTCTTGTGAAGAGGTTTTCGTTGTCCTTAAAGGCAATGGTACTCTGTATCTCGCTGAAACACATGGAAGTTTCCCTGGGAAACCTATTGAGTTTCCAGTCTTTGCCAACAGTACTATTCATATTCCCATCAATGATGCTCATCAG GTCAAGAACACTGGTCATGAGGACCTGCAGGTGTTGGTTATTATATCTCGGCCGCCCATTAAAGT CTTCACCTACGATGACTGGTTTATGCCACACACTGCTGCGAGGTTAAAGTTCCCTTACTACTGGGATGAGCAATGCCTCCAAGAATCGCAAAAAGACGAGCTTTAA
- the LOC103836700 gene encoding putative E3 ubiquitin-protein ligase RF298 isoform X1 has product MNECVVVASLNGSNKVGVSPPPQPQVKGRKNKRKLADSPQPLTDSSLTEFPPYELVHSLKFQTPLSEESESLGWDDPFACYLEELLTSNLMALFRNAMDQIVACGYREDVVLKAISGSRLYCGGNDLVSNIVNDTLSFLKSGKKVSGLRDYLFEDLQQLVAYTLVEKISLVKEVRPSVSTVEAMWRLLMCDLNVFQAFEMEGDGIVECNPTKYSEPVVKFGNFKNCNGSSSGEVAKRKTLASSSSVAASSVVSGRKGRTKKEVAMMRQKSCVDKIRTYSKGSGYKTAKYASVGGFLVEKRGKSPSKIASETVKDPPALDGSGYVTAIPAVNAPPALLPSGSEPALDYYTGIPYDASLGIYVPRNKRDELVLKLAPRMKDLETELQVWTDWANQKVKQATSRLLKDQPELKALRKEKEEAEEVRKERQLLEESNTKRRSEMEFALSNMTRQLEKANNAVRRLEMEQSLLRKEREAANLRAVEAAVNYKEAKERVQRTLKSSQSWEGQKVLLQEEVKSQRDKVAELQQEVAKAKNRQNQIEATWKQEKAAKEKLAAQATALKEERVKLEELGKAEEERIKTKAENDVRYYTENIKRLESEISKLKLKSDCLKIAALKKGIDGSNEMTRTTTTKASLIWENNHRTEGKIKRERECVMCLSEEMSVIFLPCAHQVLCSKCNQLHEKEAMDDCPSCRAKIQRRIQARFARG; this is encoded by the exons ATGAACGAGTGTGTGGTTGTTGCTTCTCTCAATGGTTCCAACAAAGTGGGAGTGTCACCACCACCACAGCCTCAAGTGAAAGGAAGAAAGAACAAGAGAAAGTTAGCTGACTCTCCTCAACCTCTCACTGACTCTTCCTTAACTGAGTTCCCTCCATATGAGTTAGTACATTCATTAAAATTTCAAACTCCTTTGTCTGAAGAGTCTGAGTCCCTAGGATGGGATGATCCGTTTGCCTGTTATCTCGAAGAGCTCTTAACATCGAATCTAATGGCTCTCTTCCGTAACGCAATGGATCAGATCGTGGCTTGCGGGTACAGAGAGGACGTTGTCCTCAAAGCTATCTCAGGGAGCAGACTCTACTGCGGAGGGAATGATCTTGTTTCCAACATTGTGAATGATACGTTGAGTTTCTTGAAGAGTGGGAAGAAAGTCTCTGGTTTGAGAGACTATTTGTTTGAAGATCTGCAGCAGCTCGTCGCGTATACGTTGGTAGAGAAGATAAGCCTTGTTAAAGAAGTTAGGCCGTCTGTTTCGACGGTCGAAGCCATGTGGAGGCTGTTGATGTGTGACTTGAATGTTTTCCAAGCGTTTGAGATGGAAGGAGATGGCATTGTGGAGTGCAATCCTACAAAGTACAGTGAACCTGTCGTCAAATTTGGGAACTTCAAGAACTGTAATGGTTCTTCTTCTGGTGAAGTCGCTAAAAGAAAAAccttagcttcttcttcttctgttgcTGCTTCTTCCGTAGTGTCCGGCCGAAAAGGCCGGACCAAGAAAGAAGTGGCCATGATGCGGCAAAAATCATGTGTGGATAAGATCAGAACTTACAGCAAAGGGAGTGGCTACAAGACTGCAAAGTATGCGTCGGTCGGCGGCTTCCTAGTGGAGAAGAGAGGCAAATCACCATCAAAGATAGCATCAGAGACTGTGAAAGATCCTCCAGCATTAGATGGGAGTGGATATGTTACTGCCATACCTGCTGTTAATGCTCCACCTGCACTGTTACCTTCTGGTTCTGAGCCAGCGCTGGATTACTACACTGGGATCCCTTATGATGCATCTCTAGGGATCTACGTTCCCCGGAATAAAAGAGATGAGTTGGTTTTAAAGCTAGCTCCCAGGATGAAAGATCTGGAGACTGAGCTTCAGGTGTGGACTGACTGGGCCAATCAGAAAGTAAAGCAGGCGACCAGCAGACTTCTCAAGGACCAGCCTGAGCTCAAGGCGCTGaggaaagagaaagaagaggcGGAGGAGGTTAGAAAAGAGAGGCAGTTATTAGAAGAGAGTAATACGAAGAGGCGGTCTGAAATGGAGTTTGCATTGAGTAACATGACTAGACAGCTCGAGAAAGCGAACAATGCGGTTCGCAGGCTCGAGATGGAACAGTCTCTGTTGAGGAAAGAGAGGGAAGCTGCTAACTTAAGAGCTGTTGAGGCTGCTGTGAACTATAAAGAAGCTAAGGAGAGAGTGCAAAGGACGTTGAAGAGCAGTCAGTCATGGGAAGGGCAGAAGGTTTTGTTGCAGGAAGAGGTTAAGAGTCAAAGAGACAAGGTGGCAGAGCTGCAGCAAGAAGTTGCCAAGGCGAAAAATCGCCAAAACCAAATTGAG GCTACTTGGAAACAAGAAAAGGCAGCAAAGGAGAAACTTGCTGCTCAAGCGACTGCACTAAAGGAAGAGAGAGTGAAACTGGAGGAACTTGGAAAAGCAGAAGAAGAGAGAATCAAAACAAAAGCAGAAAACGACGTGAGATACTACACCGAGAACATCAAGAGACTGGAGAGCGAGATCTCAAAGCTGAAACTCAAGTCAGATTGTTTGAAGATAGCTGCGTTGAAGAAAGGTATTGATGGAAGCAATGAAATGACTCGTACCACCACTACAAAGGCAAGTCTGATTTGGGAGAACAATCATAGGACAGAGGGGAAGATCAAAAGGGAGAGGGAGTGTGTGATGTGTTTGTCTGAAGAGATGAGTGTGATATTCTTGCCTTGTGCTCATCAGGTTCTTTGCTCTAAATGCAATCAGCTTCATGAGAAGGAAGCCATGGATGATTGTCCGTCTTGTCGGGCCAAGATCCAGAGGAGGATCCAGGCTCGTTTTGCTCGCGGGTAA
- the LOC103836699 gene encoding LRR receptor-like serine/threonine-protein kinase ERL1, protein MRFASLSLVPVLLLLLRWEPFTEAMINPVDFLALQALRKSLDDLPGSNFFDSWDFTGDPCSFAGVYCDGDNVTALNLGDPRAGSPGLSGRIDPAIGKLYALTELMIVPGRIMGSLPDTISHSKNLRFLAITRNFISGEIPASLGELRGLRTLDLSYNQLTGSVPPSIGSLPELSNLILCHNHLNGSLPRFFSQTLTRIDLKRNNLTGAISQTSLPPSLQYLSLGWNQLTGPVNQVLLRLNQLSYLDLSLNRFTGAIPGQIFAFPITNLQLQRNFFYGVVQPANEVTIATVDLSFNRFSGEISPLLSSVQNLYLNNNRFTGQVPVTFVDRLLASGIQTLYLQHNFLTGIQISPAADIPVSSSLCLQYNCMVPPVQTPCPVKAGPQKTRPTTQCNEWRG, encoded by the coding sequence ATGAGATTTGCTTCTTTGAGTTTGGTTCCGGTTCTGCTTCTTCTACTACGATGGGAGCCTTTCACGGAGGCAATGATCAACCCAGTTGACTTCTTAGCTCTCCAAGCGCTACGAAAGTCTCTCGACGACTTGCCGGGTTCCAATTTCTTCGACTCCTGGGACTTCACCGGCGACCCTTGCAGCTTCGCCGGCGTTTACTGCGACGGAGACAACGTCACCGCCCTTAACCTCGGCGATCCAAGAGCCGGGTCGCCCGGTTTATCGGGCCGGATCGACCCGGCCATCGGAAAGCTCTACGCTTTAACGGAGCTCATGATCGTCCCGGGTCGGATCATGGGTTCGTTACCCGACACGATCTCCCACTCCAAAAATCTCCGGTTTTTAGCAATCACCAGAAACTTCATCTCCGGCGAGATTCCGGCGAGTCTCGGCGAGCTTCGCGGACTTAGAACGCTTGATCTGAGTTATAATCAGTTAACCGGGTCGGTTCCTCCGTCGATCGGATCCTTACCGGAGCTATCCAATTTGATTTTATGTCACAATCATTTAAACGGCTCGCTTCCTCGGTTCTTCTCTCAGACACTAACCAGAATCGATCTCAAACGCAACAACCTCACCGGTGCAATTTCTCAAACGTCTCTACCGCCTTCGCTACAATACTTATCACTCGGTTGGAACCAGTTAACCGGTCCGGTAAACCAGGTTTTACTCAGATTAAACCAGCTCAGCTACCTCGATCTCAGCTTAAACCGGTTTACTGGCGCGATTCCCGGTCAGATCTTTGCTTTCCCGATCACGAATCTCCAGCTACAGCGTAATTTCTTCTACGGAGTGGTTCAACCGGCGAATGAGGTGACGATTGCAACCGTCGATTTGAGCTTTAACCGATTCTCCGGCGAGATTTCTCCGCTTCTCTCCAGCGTGCAGAATCTCTATCTGAACAATAACCGGTTCACCGGTCAAGTCCCGGTTACCTTCGTGGATCGGTTATTGGCATCGGGTATACAAACGCTATACCTTCAGCATAATTTCTTGACGGGGATACAGATTAGTCCGGCGGCGGATATTCCGGTGAGCAGCTCTTTGTGTCTTCAGTACAACTGTATGGTGCCGCCGGTACAGACTCCGTGTCCGGTTAAGGCCGGTCCGCAGAAAACCAGACCCACAACGCAATGCAACGAGTGGAGAGGGTAA